The Arachis ipaensis cultivar K30076 chromosome B07, Araip1.1, whole genome shotgun sequence genome includes a window with the following:
- the LOC107608136 gene encoding ras-related protein Rab2BV-like — translation MAYKVDHEYDYLFKVVLIGDSGVGKSNILSRFTRNEFCLESKSTIGVEFATRTLQVEGKTVKAQIWDTAGQERYRAITSAYYRGAVGALLVYDITKRQTFDNVQRWLRELRDHADSNIVIMMAGNKSDLNHLRAVSTEDAESLAEKEGLSFLETSALEAYNVEKAFQTILFDIYHIISKKALAAQEATSAGVPQGTTINVANTANNAESRSCCSN, via the exons ATGGCGTACAAAGTGGACCATGAATACGACTACCTCTTCAAGGTTGTGTTGATTGGGGACTCTGGGGTTGGAAAATCCAATATCCTTTCCAGGTTTACGCGCAACGAGTTTTGCTTGGAGTCCAAGTCTACCATTGGTGTTGAATTCGCCACCAGAACATTGCAG GTGGAAGGGAAGACTGTAAAGGCACAAATATGGGACACTGCAGGGCAAGAGAGGTATAGAGCCATCACAAGTGCATACTACAGAGGAGCAGTTGGTGCCCTCTTGGTGTATGACATTACCAAGAGGCAAACATTCGACAATGTCCAGCGATGGCTTCGCGAGCTAAGGGACCATGCCGACTCCAACATTGTTATCATGATGGCCGGAAACAAATCCGACCTTAATCATCTGAGAGCAGTGTCTACTGAAGATGCTGAAAGTTTGGCTGAAAAAGAAGGACTATCTTTTCTTGAGACTTCAGCATTGGAAGCCTATAATGTTGAGAAGGCATTCCAAACCATATTGTTTGATATATATCACATTATAAGTAAAAAGGCGCTCGCGGCGCAGGAAGCCACTTCTGCCGGTGTTCCTCAGGGAACCACCATAAATGTCGCGAACACGGCCAATAATGCAGAGAGTAGATCTTGTTGCTCTAATTAA